In the Candidatus Flexicrinis proximus genome, one interval contains:
- a CDS encoding family 78 glycoside hydrolase catalytic domain: MSPETASGVRRIEIDSRRLEARRSLPAFIQEELRPVALIHTPAGETVLDMGQNMTGWMRFRTSAPAGTRIHLQFGEVLQGGNFFRDNLRTAKAEYIYIAGGTDALVEPYFSFYGFRYVKVSGWVGDSQPRRLHRLRRLFADGHYWRDRDLQREGQPALQECHVEPEGISSTSRPIARSAMNAWGGPATSRFSPGRPASIWILRHSCPSSPMTWQRNSPRPAAWCRTSS; the protein is encoded by the coding sequence GTGTCGCCGGAAACAGCCTCCGGCGTGCGGCGCATCGAGATCGACTCGCGCCGCCTGGAGGCCAGGAGATCGCTGCCGGCCTTTATCCAGGAAGAACTCCGCCCCGTGGCGCTCATCCACACGCCCGCAGGCGAGACCGTCCTCGACATGGGACAGAACATGACCGGCTGGATGCGTTTCAGGACCAGCGCGCCGGCCGGAACCCGCATCCACCTCCAGTTCGGCGAGGTGCTGCAAGGGGGCAACTTCTTCCGCGATAACCTGCGCACGGCCAAGGCTGAATATATCTATATCGCCGGCGGCACCGATGCGCTTGTCGAACCGTATTTCTCCTTCTATGGGTTCAGGTATGTCAAGGTCTCAGGCTGGGTGGGTGACTCTCAGCCTCGACGACTTCACCGGCTGCGTCGTCTATTCGCAGATGGACATTACTGGCGAGATCGAGACCTCCAACGCGAAGGTCAACCAGCTCTTCAGGAATGCCATGTGGAGCCAGAAGGAATTTCCTCGACATCCCGACCGATTGCCCGCAGCGCGATGAACGCCTGGGGTGGACCGGCGACATCCAGGTTTTCTCCGGGACGGCCTGCTTCAATATGGATTCTGCGGCATTCCTGTCCAAGTTCGCCTATGACCTGGCAAAGGAACAGTCCAAGACCGGCGGCATGGTGCCGCACATCGTCCTGA
- a CDS encoding CSLREA domain-containing protein, with product MAVGLEKSGRWVLWVPLVAVVLVLGVLAGTHPASADTAYTVNTAADAVDATIGDGLCLTAAGKCSLRAAIQEANANPDLTVITLKEKTHKITILGTDEDAGATGDFDLSSPITIQGVTAATSIVDANFIDRAFDLHADAALTLMNATVRNGFTAGQGGAIAASRGDVGHGHQCGFSGQQFSGGGRRGQRGQWWDTGDSAQHVRR from the coding sequence ATGGCGGTTGGACTGGAAAAATCAGGTCGCTGGGTGTTATGGGTGCCGCTGGTTGCAGTGGTGCTGGTCTTAGGAGTCCTGGCGGGTACACACCCGGCATCGGCGGATACTGCATATACGGTAAACACCGCCGCGGACGCGGTGGACGCCACTATCGGGGACGGCCTGTGCCTCACGGCGGCCGGTAAGTGCAGCCTGCGCGCCGCGATTCAGGAGGCGAATGCCAATCCGGACCTTACCGTGATTACGCTCAAGGAGAAGACGCACAAAATCACGATCCTCGGCACCGATGAGGACGCAGGCGCGACCGGCGATTTCGATCTCAGCTCCCCGATCACCATTCAGGGCGTCACCGCCGCAACCTCCATCGTCGACGCCAATTTCATCGACCGCGCCTTTGATCTCCACGCTGACGCGGCGCTGACCCTCATGAATGCCACGGTTCGCAACGGATTTACGGCCGGACAGGGCGGCGCGATCGCGGCGAGTCGCGGGGACGTCGGTCACGGCCACCAATGTGGTTTTTCAGGGCAACAATTCTCAGGGGGCGGGCGGCGCGGCCAGCGCGGTCAATGGTGGGACACTGGTGATTCAGCGCAGCACGTTCGTCGATAA